In Quercus robur chromosome 10, dhQueRobu3.1, whole genome shotgun sequence, a genomic segment contains:
- the LOC126704185 gene encoding secreted RxLR effector protein 161-like, which yields MTRQVPYASAVGNLMYAMLYTRPDICYSVGMVSRYQSNPGPKHWQAVKHIFKYLRRTRDYMLVYRCEDLIPIGYTYSNFQSNLDFRKSTSGCVFTLGGGPISWRSTKQSCSADSTMEAEYVVACKAAKEAVWLKKFLSDLGVMRMEQVPITLFYNNNGAVAQSKDLRNHKKGKHIVRDIVACGDVVVAKIESANNLADSFTKALPQRTFESHLE from the coding sequence atgacGAGACAAGTTCCTTATGCTTCTGCAGTGGGAAAtctcatgtatgccatgcttTATACTAGACCAGATATTTGCTATTCAGTTGGCATGGTCAGCcgatatcaatcaaatccaGGACCAAAACATTGGCAAGCTGTAAAGCATATTTTCAAGTATCTACGAAGAACGAgagattatatgcttgtttatCGGTGTGAGGATTTGATTCCCATTGGCTATACATATTCAAACTTTCAGTCAAATCTAGATTTCAGAAAATCCACCTCAGGATGCGTATTCACCTTGGGAGGTGGACCCATAAGTTGGAGGAGTACTAAGCAATCTTGTAGTGCGGACTCCACCATGGAAGCTGAATATGTTGTTGCTTGTAAAGCGGCAAAAGAAGCTGTATggctcaagaaattcctttctGATCTTGGTGTAATGAgaatggagcaagttcccatCACATTGTTTTACAACAATAATGGAGCAGTTGCACAATCCAAAGATCTAAGAAATCAtaagaaaggaaagcacattGTTCGAGACATTGTTGCTTGTGGAGATGTAGTGGTTGCAAAGATTGAAAGTGCAAATAATCTAGCAGATTCTTTTACCAAAGCCTTGCCTCAAAGGACTTTCGAGTCACATTTGGAGTGA